The Streptomyces tendae genome has a window encoding:
- a CDS encoding LacI family DNA-binding transcriptional regulator gives MTAAGKHQVSRAETSRRGSRPGRAGIRDVAAAAGVSITTVSDALNGKGRLPDATRRHVREVADRLGYRPSAAARTLRTGKSGLIGLTVTTYGDEPFTFTEFAYFAEMARAATSAALARGYALVILPATSRHDVWSNVALDGTVVIDPSDHDPVVSELVRQGLPVVSDGRPAGSLPVTAWVDNDHEAAVLGILDHLADAGARRIGLLTGTTTDTYTHLSTTAYLRWCERVGQDPVYEAYPAHDPCAGAVAADRLLARPDRPDAVYGLFDPNGTDLLAAARRYGLRVPEDLLLVCCSESTVYANTEPPVTTLSLKPRRIGTAVVQLLIDAIEGVDSDQPVEQVIPTELIVRTSSQRRPPRTTVSPPRSPRGA, from the coding sequence ATGACAGCAGCAGGGAAGCACCAGGTGAGCCGCGCGGAAACCTCACGCCGAGGCAGCCGGCCGGGTCGAGCGGGCATCAGGGACGTGGCCGCCGCCGCCGGAGTGTCCATCACAACCGTCTCCGACGCCCTCAACGGCAAGGGCCGGCTCCCGGACGCCACCCGGCGCCACGTCCGCGAGGTGGCCGACAGACTGGGGTACCGCCCCTCGGCCGCCGCCCGTACGCTCCGCACCGGGAAGTCAGGACTCATCGGCCTGACCGTGACGACGTACGGGGATGAACCTTTCACCTTCACGGAGTTCGCGTACTTCGCCGAGATGGCGAGGGCCGCCACCTCCGCCGCACTCGCCCGCGGCTACGCCCTCGTCATCCTGCCCGCGACCTCCCGCCACGACGTGTGGTCCAACGTCGCCCTGGACGGCACGGTCGTCATCGACCCCTCCGACCACGACCCGGTCGTCAGTGAGCTGGTCCGCCAGGGCTTACCCGTCGTCTCCGACGGCCGCCCGGCCGGTTCGCTGCCGGTCACGGCCTGGGTCGACAACGACCACGAGGCCGCCGTCCTCGGCATCCTCGACCACCTCGCCGACGCCGGCGCCCGCCGCATCGGCCTGCTCACCGGCACCACCACCGACACGTACACCCACCTGTCGACCACCGCGTACCTGCGCTGGTGCGAGCGCGTGGGCCAGGACCCGGTGTACGAGGCCTACCCGGCGCACGACCCCTGCGCGGGCGCCGTCGCCGCCGACCGGCTGCTCGCCCGGCCCGACCGCCCCGACGCGGTCTACGGGCTGTTCGACCCCAACGGCACCGACCTGCTCGCCGCGGCCCGGCGCTACGGCCTGCGCGTGCCGGAGGACCTGCTCCTCGTCTGCTGCAGCGAGTCCACCGTCTACGCGAACACCGAACCGCCCGTCACGACGCTCTCCCTGAAACCTCGGCGGATCGGCACCGCGGTGGTGCAACTGCTGATCGACGCCATCGAGGGGGTCGACTCCGACCAGCCGGTCGAGCAGGTCATACCGACAGAGCTGATCGTGCGCACCTCCTCGCAGCGCCGGCCGCCGCGTACGACGGTCAGCCCTCCGCGGTCCCCTCGGGGGGCGTGA
- a CDS encoding metallophosphoesterase, producing the protein MVEGSMTQGAGQGPEVERTATLRDFRVPAYVHETGPYAQSTHPGDVVPPADEAYPEGYTPTQRDLPVINRGDTVQVTVDPVPAPAPQPANGKGPLYVVGDVHGYLDELVAALQEQGLIDSAGQWCAGTARLWFLGDFTDRGPDGIGVIDLVMRLSAEAAAAGGYCKALMGNHELLLLGAKRFGDTPVNSGAGTATFQAAWLLNGGQKTDMDRLQDHHLAWMARLDAVEEVDGHLLLHSDTTAYLDYGRSIEEVNDTIRETLTRNDADEVWDLFRKFTKRFSFRDEGGAEAVRSLLDTYGGTRVVHGHSPIPYLLGEVGSEDGEDDNGPVVAEPHVYADGLAIAMDGGVTMAGKLLVRQLPLPV; encoded by the coding sequence ATGGTGGAGGGGTCGATGACTCAGGGGGCCGGTCAGGGACCCGAGGTGGAGCGGACGGCGACGTTGCGCGACTTCCGGGTGCCCGCGTACGTCCACGAGACCGGTCCGTACGCCCAGAGCACGCACCCCGGCGACGTCGTCCCACCGGCCGACGAGGCCTATCCGGAGGGGTACACGCCCACCCAGCGGGATCTCCCCGTCATCAATCGGGGTGACACTGTCCAGGTGACCGTCGACCCCGTGCCCGCTCCCGCCCCGCAGCCCGCCAACGGCAAGGGCCCGCTGTACGTGGTCGGTGACGTCCACGGCTATCTGGACGAGCTGGTGGCCGCCCTGCAGGAGCAGGGCCTCATCGACTCCGCGGGCCAGTGGTGCGCCGGCACCGCGCGGCTGTGGTTCCTCGGCGACTTCACCGACCGCGGCCCGGACGGCATCGGCGTCATCGACCTGGTGATGCGGCTGTCCGCCGAGGCCGCAGCGGCCGGCGGCTACTGCAAGGCCCTCATGGGCAACCACGAGCTGCTGCTGCTCGGCGCCAAGCGGTTCGGCGACACACCGGTCAACTCCGGCGCGGGCACCGCCACCTTCCAGGCGGCCTGGCTGCTCAACGGCGGGCAGAAGACCGACATGGACCGCCTCCAGGACCACCACCTCGCGTGGATGGCGCGCCTCGACGCCGTCGAGGAGGTCGACGGTCACCTGCTGCTGCACTCCGACACCACCGCCTACCTCGACTACGGCCGATCCATCGAAGAGGTCAACGACACGATCCGCGAGACCCTCACCCGCAACGACGCCGACGAGGTCTGGGACCTGTTCCGCAAGTTCACCAAGCGGTTCTCCTTCCGTGACGAGGGCGGCGCCGAAGCGGTGCGCTCCCTGCTGGATACGTACGGCGGCACCCGGGTCGTTCACGGCCACAGCCCGATCCCGTATCTGCTGGGCGAAGTCGGCTCCGAGGACGGCGAGGACGACAACGGCCCCGTGGTGGCCGAACCTCACGTGTACGCCGACGGTCTGGCCATCGCGATGGACGGCGGCGTGACGATGGCCGGGAAACTGCTGGTCCGGCAACTGCCGCTGCCCGTTTAA